A single genomic interval of Zunongwangia sp. HGR-M22 harbors:
- a CDS encoding cell division protein ZapA, with translation MEDKLKIKISIADRVYPLTIDPRQEEGLRKAAKKIEAMIKQFEKSYAVRDKQDVLAMCALQFAAQTEQKDIDKSEEMQKAEDKLRSLNDLLQQHMAS, from the coding sequence ATGGAAGACAAGCTTAAAATAAAAATTTCGATTGCAGATAGGGTGTATCCCTTAACTATAGATCCTCGTCAAGAAGAAGGATTAAGAAAGGCTGCGAAAAAAATCGAAGCAATGATTAAGCAATTTGAGAAAAGTTATGCCGTTAGGGATAAGCAGGATGTATTGGCGATGTGTGCATTACAATTTGCAGCCCAGACGGAACAAAAAGATATAGATAAAAGTGAAGAGATGCAAAAAGCAGAAGATAAGTTAAGATCGCTTAACGATTTGTTGCAACAGCATATGGCTTCCTAA